The DNA segment AGCCACGCCTCCCCTTACCAGTACCCCAATACCATGTTCCTTCAGCAGGGGCAGGCAGCTTTCTTCGGGACGGCGGTCCAGCAGGCTATACTGCATCATTACACTAACAATATTGGAACGGCTGATATACTCCCGTATTACATTAGGACGGATAGAAGAAATCCCATAGTACCGGATCTTACCTTGCTGTTTCAGCAATTCAAAAGCGGAGATGGTTTCATCAATCGGATCATCCATTGTTCCTCCATGGAGCTGGTACAGATCGATATAATCGGTTTGCAGCCGGCGCAGGCTGCCTTCCACGCAGGATAAAATGTATTCCTTACGGGGGTTCCAGTCCCAGCCACTACCATCTTTCCGCCACTGGTTGCCAGCTTTGGTAGCGATAATTACCTGTGCCCGCTTACCCTGGAAGGCTTTTCCCAGCAGTTCCTCATTTGCCCCTTTCCCATACAGGTCGGCGGTATCAAAGAAATTAATCCCCCTATCCAGTGCTTCGAGCAACAAACGGGTATCTTCCACCGGAGTACCGGTAAGGGACATTCCCCCAAAGCTGATTTCACTAATTTTCAGGGTAGATTTACCTAATACACGATAGTTCATTATACATCATTTTAAGATCTTAAAGAGATGGTTATCAGGGGATGCAGCGCGTTTTGACTGCCACCCGCCAGTTAAAGGTACAAAGCCTCCGGCTATCCGGTTTATTTATCAGGATTGTTCCATTTTACTTAGATTTGGGGAAGTCTGTTGTTTTAAGGCTTCCTCCAAACTATAAATTCGGGATAAGCGTTAATATATCTAGTTCCTAATGTACTTTATATGCCAATAAGAATTTCGTCGAGCGT comes from the Chitinophaga sp. H8 genome and includes:
- a CDS encoding aldo/keto reductase produces the protein MNYRVLGKSTLKISEISFGGMSLTGTPVEDTRLLLEALDRGINFFDTADLYGKGANEELLGKAFQGKRAQVIIATKAGNQWRKDGSGWDWNPRKEYILSCVEGSLRRLQTDYIDLYQLHGGTMDDPIDETISAFELLKQQGKIRYYGISSIRPNVIREYISRSNIVSVMMQYSLLDRRPEESCLPLLKEHGIGVLVRGGVAGGLLVDKPAVPYLNYSEKEVRYAAAALRKIAGPAGHPARTALQFVLQHPAVTSAVVGIRTMPQLEDALATAQMPPLSEMDRRYLAESLPANTYELHR